A genomic region of Dermacentor andersoni chromosome 9, qqDerAnde1_hic_scaffold, whole genome shotgun sequence contains the following coding sequences:
- the LOC140213209 gene encoding uncharacterized protein, producing MRRGQSPVQLPPCPRRRPAPVQPPLSLRRRSPAPKDTSCEASCARYSCFVLLAVLVATTTLLATPALLLTRLDPWRRDHFTLDEDLRRSRDHSVHPCDDFYRKSSATWSCLR from the exons ATGCGACGCGGCCAGAGCCCCGTGCAGCTGCCGCCGTGTCCTCGGCGCCGTCCTGCGCCCGTCCAGCCGCCGCTATCGCTCCGGCGCCGCAGTCCTGCCCCCAAGGACACGTCCTGCGAGGCGTCCTGCGCGCGCTACTCCTGCTTCGTGCTGCTCGCCGTCCTCGTCGCGACGACGACGCTGCTAGCCACGCcggcgctgctgctgacgcggcTCGATCCGTGGCGGCGGGACCACTTCACGCTGGACGAAGACCTGCGACGCTCGCGCGACCACAGCGTGCACCCGTGCGACGACTTCTACCG AAAGTCATCTGCAACGTGGTCCTGCCTGCGGTAG